CATCCAGTCCCTGCCGGATCATTGTGCTTCACTTGGTTTGTTTGAGACATGTATTCTGCCCTAAACTCTTTGATGGACTGTGTTCTTTCTGCTTCCAAGATCTCCTctagccagccagccagccagccagccagccagccctTGTTACTGCCCAAGCCCACCGGTGAGCCCACTTCCCCCCCGACTTCCACCAGTGACAGTTCCCTTacctttttgttaaaataaaatactcgTTTTTGGACTAACCAGCGCCTcctgtgtctgcatttgggttcagCCCTGATCTGTGACAATTTCTTTGAAATAGTGCAGAGCAGGGTTAATTTAAACAGTGCACCGAATATATTGCACAtcttttttatcattatattttctCACATGCCAGCTACTTTTTAACTCAAATGTATGGATTAACACTGTCTAAAATCATTTTAGTATAAGCAAAAGCAATTGGATGTACGTTTATTGTACCAGATACAGCTAAAAGCTAATTTCAATCTGTAATCCTTGAAGAAGTCATCAGTGATGCACAGGTTCACAAAGTAAACAGCCTTAGTCAATTTCTTTGTGTTCACATTGGCTACATGTCTGCTGCCTTGATGCTACTGCCAGCTCTATCTTTCTATATAGAATTTGCAGGTTACTCGAATGTTGTGTCGGTTTTATGTTATACTGCTGTATGATGTCAATATCACTAACAGGTCTTTTCTGTCTCTAGCCCGTTAACAAAGGAAGACAATCCGCTGTTGGCAGGCACACGACAAGCAACCAGTGTGGTCCCCGGCAGGCCGTGGACTACCGGAGCCAACtgcaaaaaaattttaaaaaacaatcatgCCGCGCAACCAGTAGCTCATGCTTGCAGTAAGCTACTAGATTTTACCGAACAAATTGATAACATGGGTAAAAGCGAGCTAACGGTATCAAGCTTACTGTAGCTGGTCACTaattaaaacagacatgtaacattatgtagctATGAATATGCTTCTGTATCGAGGAGAAGAAATGCCAGTTCAGAGTCAAATTGTAGCCCTTGAGCAGCTCTCCATTTCAGAAATGCAAGACCAATATCGACTCTAGTCCTGTCCTAGAACGTGTTGTTATAACTATAATATACTTTGTCCATATTTCACATGTTTGATGAAAGTCCCACACTGAAGACATCTGCATGGTACTATGATGTCATTGTCATAGCACCAcccactgaaaacaggaagtaaccctTAAGTGCAATAATTATTTGATTTACTTGATGTTTTCATAGTCTGGTTTAAACTTGATATACAGGAACGTAATGCATGTTGGCAGTGTCAAGTGGTCTCCTGGCAGCAGCCCAGAGGTTTGCTGATGGTGAGAGCCCACATAATgctgcttgcagctttaattacaattattattttcaacCAAAAACTAAAGCCAGGTTTCAGAATCAGTCTGTGGATTGATTCTTTTGGAGTTTGCTGTTATTGTCATCATTCACTCAAAAAAAGTAAAGCTGGATAGTATGGATGGACTATAGACAAACACTGAACAAGCTTCAGTACCTGTTGTCTATCTGATGTGTATTATCACAGAGTGGTCTGAGGGGAGGTCATTATTGTCCTCAGCCCTCTGTGGACCAGTGGAAACAGTGATGAGATTTGCTCTGGCCAATTGGTCTCATTGGTAAACAGCTCTGTAATTTGTTTCTGAGGGAATTAGTGGAGACTGTAGCAAATGTGAATATTCTTCAGGgacaaacatgttgatgtgCTGAAATAACTGTTGACCTGAGAAACTTGCTACAGTGATATAAGTTTCTCAACACCAGCAGCCTCTGAAGGGTTTAGATTCATTTCAGCTGAGAGTAAAGTTAGATTGTGCAAAAGTTTTCATTCTTGAGTATTAATTTAGATATTTTGTTATGAGTTTGTAAACACACTTACAGTCAAGTTCTCAAAGAGCTTTTTAAATGTTAGAAAGGAATCAGTAACAGGATGTGGACTATTCAATGATATTTCATCACAAAAAGAGATGATCAAGTCTGGACTGTCCATTCATATTTCCATATGAAACACTAACTCTAGTTTGCAAACATTGGTAAATAGACTGCACTTACagtatatagcacttttctggTCTTATCcaccaaagtgctttacactacaagccacagtcacacacattcatacagcagttctactatatatacacatacactgatggaacagccatcagaggcaaTCTCAATCAGCCTATCATGTCATCTCTTTCAAACTTTAAGTCtcttctgctgtcagctgttatTTCAGTGCATATTACTGCAAATGGCATATGTTCTGTTTACCTTATACTCTATCTCGACATCATTTAAGCTGATGTCTGGCAAAGGTTTTGGGTCCCAGTTCCAATATGCTGCAAGATATCACACCCAATTTTTCAGGCAGCCGGTCTAGGACTATTCGCCTAGCTCTATTGAGCAGCTCTCCACCAGATGAGCCAGATCTCCTGCTATCTCAGCTCCAAGATTGTGGAATCATTTAAGCCCCAGGCCTTCCTCTTTCACTGCTCCGCAAGTTGACAGTCCAAGCAAAAAGCTGCGATTTGACCTTGACACAGTATCTGCCACTGCCTGGGAATACTCAGCTACTCCAGCCGGTTCCTTGTTGCGCTTACTCGCAGCCGCTAAAGGAGCTGCTCCATTCAAACCATCAGTACAAATCTTGAAACCCTGGAAAAGGCTCCAGCCTCCGCCTCATCTTCATCGACCATCACCACCACTCAGGCCTCCATGCTGCAGCCAGCCTTTGTGCCCAATCACACTCATACTATGGAAGCCACTCAGCCACTCAGCCACTAGCCTCAGCCATCCCACCCCCTCTCTTAGCTAAGCCATACATTTGTAAAGCAGAAAATTTACATTCTACATTGCCCAACCAAACATTGACACTGAATTGCTGCAACTTCTGTGGGAGTTCAGGTCACATCACCACCCTCTGTCCTGCAGTGCCATTCCAACCAATCTCCAAGGCCGCTTCTCTGCCTGATTCACAGCCTCCCACAGACAAGTCCGTCAGCAGTTGCAAAGATGCTCACCCTTGGTCAGTTTGCCCCTAGTGCATAATCCCATCCCAGATCCCTCCACGGCAAGAGTACCAATATGGTTTGAAGACATTCTGACCAATCATCTCTCCACACCAATGAATTGATGTTTAACAGCAGAATTGTCCTCTCACCCTGATGCTGTGTTTGTAGCTTATCTACAAGTATTTCTCAGGGATTTCTGGTTTTGGTTCTCACTTCTCCTAcagttatacagtatatgtggcAAAAAATATTCAACCTGTAGTTAAAGAGCGAGAGATAGTTTCTTTGTTGATAGAGAGGGAGGTAAATAAGGGGTGTATTATCGACCCATTTTAGTCCtctccattttctgttttttgccAAGCCCCATAGGTGTAGACACAAGGAATTATTTAGGGAAGATTCCACCAGAGCCATTCTCTCTTCATTATGCCATTGTCCATGGACAATGGACTCTGGTACCTGTACCTGTTAAACAGAGTCAGGATCCCTCCTGTTGTTCATCCGCTGGATGACTTCTTGCTCATAGATCTGTCTCAGAACTACTCAGGCTCATCTCTGTCCAAACTGAAACATTGTTTTCAGGCTCTCTGAGTCCTcctgtcagacaaaaaaaacataggtCCAGATACATGTCTGGAGTTTCTTGGCATCACACTGGACTCTATTGAAATGAAAGCCTCCCTTCCATTTTGAAAAGTTGCAGTGCATCTGTGACATCACTAAGTCTTTCCAGGCTGCTAAAAACTTCACAAAACAACAGTTGCTCTCCCTCCTTGGACATCTTAACTTCGCCATGCGCATCACCCCTCAGGGCCGCTGTTTCATCTCCCATTTACTGGACGTGGCGTCTTCTGTCCCAAATCTGCATGATcccatctgtgtgtctgtgtgctgctctGATTTGCGCTTTTGGTCTCATCTGCTTGTTCACTTGAATGACATCCCTGTTTTTTATGATGAACTGGTGCATTCCTCTGATTCATTGCAGCTCTCCATGATGCTGTCTCATCCGTGGGTTTTCGAGTTCTTGTTTCAAGGACAGTAGTTTGCAAGCTGCTGGCGTCCCTCCTCCCATCTCGACTCATCTTCTGCACTGTATGAGATTGATCCCATCACTGTAGCATGTTATGTCTGGAGTTAGCATTGGAAACGCAAACACATCTCAGTGCTAACATCAATATAAGGTGCTCTTCATCAAAAGATATCATTCCTTTCATTAGAAGCATCACATGGTCGACCATTAATCACAACTTCATCATCATGGCCTGTTACATACAACACACTAGATGATTTACTTTCCCGTTTCAATTTCCATTTCTATCACACCCTTTTTGCAAAGGATGTTGTAAGTACTCAGAGATGGTGTGTTCTCCCCATATATTGGTGCTCACTTTGATGCTGTATTCCTATTGGCCTTTTATGCATTCCTTAGAGTTAGTGAATTCACTACTTCCTCTCAGCCATTTTTACCTTTCTGCAGCCAATCAAGGCATTTCATCTTCCTCCTTGCAGCAACGGTGATGATGTCATACTCTGCTTAAACCTCCTACATTTGCTCACATATCAGCGTTgttctcaaaaacaaaatatctctGAAGTCCCAATTCCCTGGTAAGTCCCGGTTATGGCGGCGTTAGCAATACCCATATCTCATACTCTAATGAAAACACTTATTCTCATAGATTTCCATTGTTTTGAAACATTTAGGTTAGGGTCTTCCGGACCTCGTTCATTCAAAATGGTTATCAGGAACTCAGCATGGTCCACATGACCATATGCAGCGCCCATGGTATTTTCAGTTTGGCTGATGGGCATTAAATTTCTGTTGCCATTTTATTTAAGTTTGAGAAGCATCAGGCCCAGTGAAAACATGCCCAATTTATTACATAACATGTAGCACTCCTCAAAGACTACTGGAACATCTTTGAGCACCTCTTGAGCCTCTTCTTTGACCACTTAATGCTCCCTGGAAACTTTGTAAGGACAGTAACATCCATATCAAGGACCACAAAACCCATTTcattattatatgattatatcaCCGCAAACCAGGTCCTTGTTGAGCATCATTCAAATGTTATCTCATATGACATCaccataaaagtaaaattaacattttcagaGGGTTGCATTTagataaacaacaataaaaatgtatggcCGTGAAGGTGTAAAGTGAAATTTGACAATGTAGACACATGTTGTACATCCaatgatgattatgatttgGGCGTAAGAACAGATGGGACCAAGTTTGGCCTGTTCTTGTCTAGATCATTTTGTGTTGACAGTCGGCAGATCAGGTCATATAGATTGCGATATTCTAAGGTCTAATCGCTGCCAGTCATTCTCATGAAAatttttgtaaacattttttgtatttgcgACTAATGTTGGTGATCTGTGATGTCAGTTGTGTGTCACCTGAGTGAAACATGcttgtaaataaacagctttaTGTAAAGTAAAATGATGAGGCTGAGCTGTTTCTCCATGTTTGTTTAGGTAGAAGTAAATGCAACACTTGGCATTTTTACAAGATTTAGTGTATGGTGTTATCTACCACCAGAGCTGGTTACTGGGGAGTTGTTCAATGTGTCCAGACCAAAAATATCTGTACAAGCTGATGGATACAATCTTTATGTATGGTTTGTCCAGTCTTTGTAGGTTTATGCTAGTCTCCAGCTTTATCCCAACACAGTGTCCCCTTACTTAACTATTCCCACGGTTTTGTTCAGTGAACAAGTTCCATTTACTCATGAAGCCCTTTAGAAGAAGCTGAGAGAATAGCTCAGTAAGTTGACGTTGTTGCAGAACCTTTACCATAGCATGTAGTCAGCAAGtttaattagtgccacgggtgctcagcttaaaattccaatttttcccaaagttattcccaaaatactgggaataaataatgcattaggaatgcattggaatttttttctacaaaatttcaccttttttctacaaaacttcaccttttttctgagtcacctagctctctcatacctgcacgtagaaatatgattcaaactataaaacggaggaaaacttctgctctctccaaaacacaaccgtttttacataacatgtaaacttttcaaactatgaacactcaaaggaggagtggaaatcactttttcttcaaagttagagtgacagcgtcagttggctagagtgtgtgaagcagtaaaaaataacctttatttttatttttatttttaactcgagctcgcggccaaaccgtaaaaaggagacaaataattatttctcaaaatgtagacatagttgttgggattcataaaatgtaactttgacagggAGAAGATtttttaccctaaccctaaccctatcccggcagtagcccccgtggcactcaaattttccctggaattttctagttgcaaattactgctgctgtgctgcagtgttgtAGTCAATGTAGTTCCTGTACAAGTGTGCCACTTAAGAGATAATgctgtttaaaaacacttttatacTCTTTAAATAATTACGGGTCTGTTCATTTACTTACTTATAAATGTCTCTGTATCAACATATAATAATTCTACTACCTGACTTGTCTTAACAACACTTCCATAGATGAATATTAACTGAACTCTGAACATGTCCATTACAACACCTCTCTATGAGCTTGGACAGATTAGTGAACTGTTGTTGAGACACAATAACTTATTCATTTTAAGTTAGCTATTTGAATTTTAAGTCCTAATAATTTATTTAGAGGCTTGTGGTTGTATTTTCACCAAAGTCaaaattatacatttgtttAAGAGTCTGGTCAGTTATTAGTTAAGTTGTTATGAGGTGTTGAAGGATCGTTTATCACTGACTTTAAATTGTTTACTGGAACTTTATTTTGTTCTACAACTTTCCATCATTCTATCATTCCATCATTTAATGATGATACAGCACAGGGTTTAACTGCACTGTGGTGTCTATTTAAATCACCAGACACTTCAAGGTAACATATAAAAGATTTTCTGACTCTTTCTTTACGTTTGATCTGTGTGACCACTCAACACTTTATAGCAGAAGAGATGTTTACATGTATTTCGTATTTTGGACATTTGCAGTCCGAACATGACAGGATTCAACAGTGGTTGGAGAATCACAAAGTACAGAGAAAGGATGATGCGCAcaacactgggaacactggtcaTATCAAATCTGCTCTGAAGTATCTCAAAGCTGCAGCCAAAAGAAAAGTTTAAGAGGGAAGCAAGCTGAGGTGTGCAGGTACTGACAGCTTTCTGTCTCATCTGTTTAGaaccagaaaaacacactttgagAATCTTCATGTAAGAGAAAAGGATTGGAAGCAGAGGAACTACGATGGTGAGAACAACACCAAACAGTCCATAGATGTTGTTCACTTTAGTGTCAGAACAAGCCAACTTCACTACAAGGTAGTTATGACAATACAAACTGTTGATGGTGTTTCCACACAGTGTCAACCGGATGTTTAAGGATAAAGTGATTAAGAATTTCACAAAAGAGTACAAccatacaaaaataataaagagaaacacTTTGTTAAATGTCATACATGTGTTATATTGTAGAGGATAACAGATAGCGAGGTATCTGTCATAAGACATGACGGCTAAATTACAAAACTCTACATTTACATATGTGTATAAGGAGAaaatctgcaggaaacaaaacggcacagaaacagtgtgaatgtcagagaggatctgaaccagcaggaatGGAAAGAACCCTGTGCTACCATACAGTTCATTTACAAAcaggctgcacagaaacaggaaCATGGGTTCATGTAAGCTTCTGTTCAGACAGATCACCACAATCAGAGAGGAGTTGGcaataataattacaaagtAAAGCAGAGAAGTTATCATGAAATACAAGTATTTCAAAGTTCCAACATGCAAATAAGCTCCAAGTATGAAATAAGATAAAGTTGAATTTACCATAATTCTtgtttaaatgataaaacacagagggcAAATGATGATTTCCTTCTAATTAAAATTATATGCTTTTTACAAAAGTATCATTTGATGAACATTTGTCTTCTAACACTGCCTCACTGGACATGAAATCTAATCcagaataaagaagaaaaattcaCCATGTCACCTTCACTGAAACAGTTGCAGACTTCTGTTGGCTGCTGCTACATCTGCATCTTTTTATACATTCTGAGAACAGATGGATCCTGGAAGGCCAGTCCCATCTTAATGGCAAGACCCACCAGGTTATTGATTGACAGGATCACCTGAAGTGACTAATGACCTGTTTAAGTGATGTGCCTGATATGTGATTATTGTGCATGTTGTAAAATAAGTCAGGAGTTTTGGTACACTTGTGTCATATGTTCCATGTTGGCCAGTCAACCACTGTTTCAACTTAAAGCTATCCATCCAAGCAAGCACCAATCAGTGGTCTGTGTACGTTTTATGTATCAAACTGGggctttcttttctcttttagcCCCATTTACAGCGGATTTATATTGTAAGGGAGGTGTGGTGATTTAACCCAGTCTGGATCACATATGGGTCATTTTCCAACACCCACCCCAAGAGAGAAGAACTGCTCACCCTTATAAGCGactgttgtttcattttacaaacatGCCAGAATCTGTGTTTGGACTGAGATATTTACAATACTGACAGTCTGTGGATTGATGTGCTTTCTATAGAAGTTTGCTATGAATGGATTGTGGACTCTAGACTAGAACAGTCTAGAACAGGcttttgacatttacatttacatttacatttactcatgtgtCTGACGTTTCTATCCAAAGAGACTTacagtgagggacatcactgaagcttcagtgcagtaggagaccttgtTGTAAGGACTAaatactacatctatttaataagtgaagGAGCTCAGGTAAAGAAGTACAGGTAAAGTTCAAAGTAAGTTCTAGTTATACATGTAAGGATGTTAAAAGTGATAGGAGGGGAGAAGCTCTCTGAAGAGAGAAATCTTCaacagattcttgaagatagagaagGACGCTCCTGCTAATGATGTTGTATAGCACAAAGAGACATGACCAGGAGATGATGCTACATCCtcagagaaggagagctggtcatcaaacatgacaccaggTTTCACTAGACCTTGTTCAGGGTGAGAGATGAGGAGgtgattttgatatttatatcGTGATGGAGAGACTGATCGGCCGGCATGACTAGAAGTTCAGTCTTAGTGGGATTGTCTGGTGGGAATTGGACCTAAGGAAGTGGTGTATATTATGAGGAGGGGTCCCAGTACTGATCCTTGGGGCACTCCAGTGGGAAGGGGATGGGATAAGCCATGAAGGGGCTTTGCCTGAGACATATTGGAGAGTGCGGATAGCAGGATGGTTCACTGTATCAAAGGCTGACTTCAGTATCGTCCATCCCTGTAAAGAGTAGGTGAATTGTAAAAACTGCATCTATTTCTCATCCGTCCATACATGAAGTGTGACcactcctctgtttttcttcctaaactttctatcttttttccttttcctgttggACAGACTTGTGactttatgaataaaataagcTCATAGTTAGTTCAGGCTCAGGTGAGCCCTGAACCCTCAGTTATGCTGCTATAGGCCTAAACTGCTGGGGAACTCCCATGGTGCACTGagctcttcttccctctctctctgactctctctgtcCTGATTCTGCAGGTATCTCTGATGcagctgcaggatccagatctgAAGGTGCAAGGAACCtggttttgtagtttttgtatgGCTTATTATCATTGTTCTGCcggaaaatgcatttttgagGGGCTTGGGGTATTCAAGCTCATCAAAATTGGCACACATGTAGTGACTGGGCTTGGCGTGGCCAGCAGGCTCATAGCGCCCTCAAACACAGAGCCATGTTGGGACAAAGTTGCTTGAATGCTCACGAAATTCGATGGGATTGTAGCTCTCATCATTCTGGTtataatacatattttaaaatattttttaagacaaaaacatttttcagacaAGAAGTCAGCCATTTTGGTTTCATGCaccaattttcattttatgaacACTGTTTTCAGGTATCCAGGATGCAAAAAAACTCATGAAACTTTTCACCCAAAAAACCTTACATGTACATGTTTCATGAATTTAGCTGAATCTGATGATAGAGACCACACCCATTCCCAACGataatttgttttcacaaaatatgaaaagttTATGTCATGTAATCGGTGGCATGGATTAGTACAAAATTCAGTTTATTTGATCTTGGGTCATTACTACTCCACTGGCACCAGGTGCTGCTCATTGAAGAACTGTTGTTATAATATTGTCTGGACCTGACTTTGTGAAGAGCCTTGAAATAATATCTGATGTAATTTAGtaactatacaaataaacttgaatTGACTTGAAATTGAGTGGATGCATCTTTGTATGAGTGAGAAACCTTAATGAAAACTATTTAATACTAGAACTCAGAAAGTTGTTATCCTCAAACTGACAGTGAAATTGTgaattatttgaataattttatattattttggactGTATTCtagggtggaggaggggtgtACGCTGCACATCTCATCATTGGTTAAGAGACACACAGGTTCTCAGTGTCTAAGCCACTTCCCTGTGAGCTCTGACATCAGTGTTTCCTACACAGTCCAGAAACATTCCTCTGGTAAATTTTGACCAGTTCAGTAACTTATTTCGCTCATCATGCCTGATTTTGCTCCTTTGACCAAGAATCGAACAGAAACCTCACACCCTGTCAGTTACTTGTATtcactttatttacagtcttaCCTGATTAATGTCAGTCATCCAAAATATCATACCCGCCTGTCATCAGGACTTTATGGATTGTAAGACCTTTGTTAAGGTGTTTGACCTTTTCTccataaaactgtttttagGCTCATATGTATAAAGACACAACTATatactcagaaaacagtgtaCTTGATACAGAGTCATTTCCCTCCAAAACTGTCTGAACTCATGTTAACTCTGTGCTTTGCTTAAATTCAATTACTAGGATGTTAGTTCAGCACAGCACACGTCATTCTGCAGCTTTTTATGAAATGATTCAAGAAAAGTGGTACCTACATAAGATCTCTGTGACCAGTCAACAGTTTACCACTTAAGaggtgtttacatgtgtttcttatttttgacatttgcaGTCCATACATGAAAGGATTCAATAGCGGTTGTAATACTGAAACATATAAGGACAGAATGACTCTTAGCACTTCAGGAACACCGGTCATATCTAATCTAGTCTGTAATATTTCAAAGAAAGCACCACAAGAAAAGTTGAGCAGAGACACAAGGTGAGGTGTGCAGGTACTGACAGCTCTCTGTCTCGTCTGTTTAGaaccagaaaaacacactttaagaATCTTCATGTAAGAGAAAAGGATTGGAAGCAGAGGAACTACGATGGAGAGAACAACACCAAACAGTCCATAGATGTTGTTCACTTTAGTATCAGAACAAGCCAACTTCACTATAAGGTAGTTATGACAATACAAACTGTTGATGGTGTTTCCACACAGTGTCAACCGGATGTTTAAGGATAAAGTGATTAAGAATTTCACAAAAGAGTACAAccatacaaaaataataaagagaaacacCTTGTTAAATGTCATACATGTGTTATATTGTAGAGGATAACAGATAGCGAGGTATCTGTCATAAGACATGACGGCTAAATTGCATAACTCTATATTTGCATATGTGTATAAGGAGAaaatctgcaggaaacaaaaaggcacagaaacagtgtgaatgtcagagaggatctgaaccagcaggaatGGAAACAACCCTGTGCTACCATACAGTTCATTTACAAACAGGCTGCACAGAAGCAGGTACATGGGTTCATGTAAGCTTCTGTTCAGACAGATGATAACAATGAGTAAGATGTTGACAAAAGCAATTGAAATGTACAACAATGCAGTCAACATGAAACAGAGGTATCTCAAATTTCCTACATCCATATAACCTCCAAGAATGAAATACGACAAAGTTGAATTAACCATCATTCTTATTTAAGCAACAACAGTTTTCAAGTGATAGAAATATTAACCTCTCATTGTCttcttgttatttttaaatgtatttatgttatTACTC
The Seriola aureovittata isolate HTS-2021-v1 ecotype China chromosome 4, ASM2101889v1, whole genome shotgun sequence genome window above contains:
- the LOC130167818 gene encoding olfactory receptor 10A3-like, producing MVNSTLSYFILGAYLHVGTLKYLYFMITSLLYFVIIIANSSLIVVICLNRSLHEPMFLFLCSLFVNELYGSTGFFPFLLVQILSDIHTVSVPFCFLQIFSLYTYVNVEFCNLAVMSYDRYLAICYPLQYNTCMTFNKVFLFIIFVWLYSFVKFLITLSLNIRLTLCGNTINSLYCHNYLVVKLACSDTKVNNIYGLFGVVLTIVVPLLPILFSYMKILKVCFSGSKQMRQKAVSTCTPQLASLLNFSFGCSFEILQSRFDMTSVPSVVRIILSLYFVILQPLLNPVMFGLQMSKIRNTCKHLFCYKVLSGHTDQT
- the LOC130167444 gene encoding olfactory receptor 10A6-like; this encodes MMVNSTLSYFILGGYMDVGNLRYLCFMLTALLYISIAFVNILLIVIICLNRSLHEPMYLLLCSLFVNELYGSTGLFPFLLVQILSDIHTVSVPFCFLQIFSLYTYANIELCNLAVMSYDRYLAICYPLQYNTCMTFNKVFLFIIFVWLYSFVKFLITLSLNIRLTLCGNTINSLYCHNYLIVKLACSDTKVNNIYGLFGVVLSIVVPLLPILFSYMKILKVCFSGSKQTRQRAVSTCTPHLVSLLNFSCGAFFEILQTRLDMTGVPEVLRVILSLYVSVLQPLLNPFMYGLQMSKIRNTCKHLLSGKLLTGHRDLM